The Falco biarmicus isolate bFalBia1 chromosome 1, bFalBia1.pri, whole genome shotgun sequence DNA segment ATCCACTTAAAGCCAGAAAAAAGGTCTCAACTGGAGGCATTCACGTGATGTGGTCTTCTTAAATGTAAGGAGAAACAGCTCAGGAAATCCAACTGTTTTATTGTGTGTAAAATCAAGTGAAATAGCAGTACAAATAGCAGTGTATCTTTAtagtaacaaaaataacttcaacTTGAAAGCCTTAAAATTTACCACTGAATTCTTAACTTACAAAATTCAAAAGCAGTATTGTAGTAATTCCATAATATAAAAATTGTAAATAAGCATCTGCTGGTGTGTACAGAACAGTCTGAGATGCATTAATCACAACATACGTACATGGCACAGCAGTAATGTACTGAATAAGTTAGTCTGCCACCTCCTCATGTTCTATTTACAACAGCTTACCTGAAGACCGTTTAAGGAAAGTATAGCTTTGTATAAATCAACTGAAGGGGATTAAGAACTCCAGTTTTTGGATAACTGTAAAGCTAACTGGTTAAAAAGCCACTAGGATGCTAGATAATTAACTTAGTGTTGCATCAAAAATCTTAAATCCTGCGGCATGTTGATTTAAACAAATTAGTATCTTACCGGAAGTTTAAATTTGGTCAAGAGGCACTTTTGCAAATTACTGGCATATTCATCTCTTCCATCCAATAATCAGTGATTTAAGCAAAGTCTTCTATAAGACAGACCAAAATCTACCCTTCCCATTTAAAGTCTCAAAGTggaatgaagaactgaaaactctACAGCTACGAGCAGCTTTCTTGCCAAGTTCaacaacagtgttttctttcctattccATATTCCCTTCATTTAAACTTGATTCATTTGTCATTACAAATTACTTGGGAACAAGGAGAATTAAGGTTTTACTCTGAACTATAGTGTCTATGAACTTTTAGTGTACTTCACAGGCATTAATCTAACTCGTGTTGTAGTTGTTTCTTGTCCAAAGAGGCTACTTTTGCACACAGGGAATCTTTGTAGTAACACATAATGCCCCAAACCCTTCAGCATACTGTGTCTAGCTAGCACACAATGTGGGATTAGTACAGTGctcctccccacagcagcaTGCAACTCTAATTCTAGCATTTGCTAGAGTGGGAAGACAGGACAGCTCATTTCTAAAAGCTTCAGCACAGCAAACCCTCTATCCTCCATAGCAGAAACCACATTTCCTCTTAAAATAGGAAGCTTTTGTGCTGTGTGTGTCAAAGTTAAGGCTTTTCCAGTTGCTTTCTTAAATAACTAGGGTTTGTCCTGCCCTCCTGAAAGCCCTGACTACAATAAAGTCTTACCATGTACCTGCAGGGAAGACTTTAGAGAGGCGCTCTGCTGAGGGGACTAGATTTTACTACTGCCAGTTACaccagaggaaggaaaaaaaaacgTGTTTACCACAGTTAGGAACATGCACTCCTTCCAGACCACCTGCTCCATCTAGTATTTGCTTCCTTGCTTGATAACGGTCTATACATCTCCCTCCCCAACCCTTCCCCAACTTGGTGATAGATTAGGACATCATGGATTGTTGCACAGCCTTCTGCAGAGATTGCCGGGTCACCAGCAGCCGTACCACTTCTTCATTCCTTTTTGTCAGCCTCTTCCTAGCTTGGTCATGGGTCACCATTGTCATATCCCAGCCGTTCACCtaggaaagaaatattaaatgaGGCAGGTGCATGGACTCACAGGTGTGCTACAACTGTTCCATCAGCACCAGGTAGTAGACATGCTTATGCCACAGCTCAGTTTATTTGTAAGCCGTGCAGACTATCCTGGGAAATATCCAGAAGACAGTATTTCCACCAGCAGAAACTCCCACAGTGTGCACCTAGTACTACATTAGTATTTGCCTTATCTTGGTGTTTACCTGCATGATTTTGTCTCCAATCTGCAGTCCTGCAACTTCTGCTGGGCCTCCTTCTGTCACCCTTGTGACATAGAtaccctggggaaaaaaatactacgTGTTCATTGACTACACTCAGGAGCACTGAATACTCAAGGGCCATTCTGCTGACAAcacaaaaatactttccagTATATTGCAGGTTTCTAGTTAAAAACAGGTTTGTGCAATGTCGGAAAGTAGAAAAGGCGGACAGCTAACTTCAAACAAACTCAGTCTGCAAATGATAACGTGGCAACAGAATAACTTTAGTAGCAAACTGTGTGAGAGGACAGAAGAGATGCAAGTGAGTCGAGCTTGCTGGCTGAGCTGGATATGCCCAGGCTTTTACAGAGGGGGCTGCTAGAGAAGACAACGAGCATCTGACCTTGTCGGTCTTGTCTTCAGAGAAAGGGTTCTGAGTCGGATCCTGATCAATGCCGCCTCCGATGCTGAATCCCAGAATCAAATTGTCACCTTGTCGAAGCTTGTGTATTTCAAttctttgctgaaaagaaaaaagataagaCAGCTCAGTATTGTCATCACTGGAATACATCTCAAGTGTGTTTCAGGCACAGATACTTAAGAgtcagtttgtttttcagaggtACTGTATACCTGTGCTGCTACAGGTAGTAGCGCCTACTACGGCAGGCTGCATCGCAGCTTGGTAAGCTTATGTATTCATAAGCAGTGAGCTCTCAAAGCGCTTGGCAGCACACAGCAATCACACGGCACTCGCTGCCAGTCACATGCGACCTCGGTGTTGACAGCAGTTGGCTCTGAGCTGTTCTCAGCCCCACCACGggccagcagggcaggagtGGCATACTCAGGGTATGGCCAAGCTCCTCAGCTACTCGCTGCTTTACTGCTTGCCCCGAGATACAAGGGGAAGACACTAGAACCAGTGCAGGTCTCTTAAATCATGAGTCATGTCTTAATAACTAGCAGTCACTCACAGCTAGACTCATCTTGCTCTTACCCGCGTGCCTTGTTCCTGCCCAGCCCTATCAGCAGGAATAACCTATTATTAGGGTGGTTCTTTTCCAAGATAACTTATCAACACTTCCATAATCCAGAGGCAGGTTCCCTGCTGTCTGGTGAACACAGGCACCTGACAAACGCTGCGCATTACCTAAGCGTTGTACAAACGCCAGCTTGTGCAATTCTTGTGCCAAGACCAAAAGCCACGGTCTTGGCTGAAACAGCCACCTAACCCAGAAGGGTCGTCAGGCTGATGGAGCgggtgtccctgctcactgcagggccTGGACCAGGTGACCTTCCcggtcccttccagcccaaaccattccacGGTTCTCTTCGCACCGCAcccccccaccgccccggcTCCTCGGGGCTGCCCCTCTGACAACCCGAGCGCGGCTGGGCTCCGGCTCGCACCGCCCAGAGTGCCGGTACCGTCGGCACTGAGCCGGGGGATGACACAAGAGGCTTCTGCTGGCGCCGCTCCTTGATCAAAGCCACGGCTGCGCTGGCACAGCCCCGCTTCCCGGGGAGGGCGACGGCCGGGGGCAACCCGCGCGTCCCGCCAGGCTCCGCCGGCCGCCACCGGCCCCTTCTCGTCCCCTGCAGAGCGCGGCTAGGCAGGGCCCTGGGCCGGGGCCCGTGCCCTCACATCGGCGGTGCTGCCGCTCCGGGCGCGGCTCGGTGCCGTTACCCGGGCGGGCCGGGCTCGCCCCAGGCACTGACAGCCCCCGCCGCAGGAACTGTCGTCTCCACAGCCCGCGCCCCTCCTCGCGCcgacagccccagccccggccggcAGCTCCCGCGGCCCCATCTCACCACCACGGCGGTGACCGGCTGCCCCGGCACGTACGACATGGCCCCGCCACCGCTGCCGCCGCCCGAACAAAAGCGCctcgcccggccccgccccccgccgccgccagccaATCAGGTGCCGCCTCGCCCGCGGCGGAAGGCGCGAGCGCCGGAAGCCAGGCCGCTTTCCCGGCGGCCCCCGCGCCAAGATGCCTGACAGGAGCTTCCGGTGGGGAGGcgcgaggcggcggcggcggcggcggtaGGTtgggcccggcggggcggagcggcggTCCCGGCTCCTGCGGCGGCCCGCGGTGACGGGCGGTGCGCGGTGTCCCTTGGCAGGGTGCGAGGCGTGACGGGAGCGCCCGGCGGAGCGGCGCGCCGCCGTGGATGAGAGGTAGGTACGGGCCCaggccggggggggcgggcgcggccggGGGGCTCCCGGCGTGGCtgaggcggcgggcgggggcggcgggcccaGCTCCCCGGAGGTGGCAGCGCCTGGGCGCGGGGCAGCGCCCGGCCAGCCCGCACCCCGCCAGCGCAGCCCGTgtttccttccccccagcccggccGGCAGCGAGGCGGCGCCGCAGCCCGGCCGGCAGCCATGGCCGCCGTGGTGGCCAAGCGCGAGGGGCCGCAGTTCATCAGCGAGGCGGCGGTGCGGGGGAACGCCGCCATCCTGGACTACTGCAGGACGTCGGTCTCGGCCCTGTCGGGCGCCACGGCGGGGATCCTCGGCCTGACGGGCCTGCACGGCTTCATCTTCTACTTCCTGGCATCCGTCCTCCTCTCCGTGCTCCTGGTGCTGAAAGCCGGCCGGCGGTGGAACAAGTACTTTAAATCCCGACGGCCGCTTTTCACGGGGGGGCTTATAGGGGGGCTCTTCACCTACGTCCTGTTCTGGACTTTCCTGTACGGCATGGTTCACGTCTACTAAACTAACCAGGAGCCACGTTAGCTGCAGCGGTTTTTAACGAAGCAGGAGGACTGTTGCCAAGTTACCTACACAGCTAGGCCAGCTCACCTTTTACACTGTTGTTCATCGCTTGTATTGTTAATACTGTCAGTAAATTATGTCCAAGTACAAATGAATCGGTAGTACTGTTCTAATTAAATTGAATGTGAAGCACCACTTGGATGCCTCCCATGAATATTTGTTTGGTGGGTAAGGAATAACTTCCATCCCTAACGGCACTGCCATGGGGTTTGGTTAACGTGGCCCCTTGTATCCTTTGCATTTTGGGTAAGACACACCAGTTAATCCCCTCGAGATTTGCTGCCTGTCCCTACACGCAAATGCCAGTAAAAGCAGTGTGTAATGCAGCACTCTGAAAAAGAATTCACTGACACAGGGAAATACTGCGCAGTAACATGTAATTAACTGTATGTAAAGATTCGGTACAGAAATGTATTTGAGTTGCAAACATCTTCCGCAGTTGTTACATACACGCTGTCAGCAAGTTACGCTGTCATGGATGCTCCTCGCTGGCGTACACAGTGGTCGTTAAGCAATGCTCTCGCAAGTCAGACGCTTTGCTCCTTTTTAGTACAGTTGTGTCCCGTGAAATGTAGACAGTCGGGTAAGTGCAGCGTGTTATTCCCTGCCAGCTTGGTCTGCACTGAACACACTCAGCCTGCTGGCATTTTCTGTGATTGAACAGTACTTTGCTGTGGTTCCATATGCCTCTGGCAGGAACAGAAGGGCAAATTCAACTACCTGCCGTACAGGTAACAGCTTTGCTATAGATCGGCTTTGCAAACCTAGTGTTCGGTTGACTTGCTTAGCACAAGTATGTTTTCACAAAGAGGTGATATCTGCAACCTAAAACCCACGCTAAACAGAAACGCCATGGCGAACATTGCTCTAAAGCGACAAATTTTATTGCTGTACACaaggaggcgggggggggaaatcaaacctaaagaaaaaggaatctGGTTACGTTTTATTAGCAGCAGCAGTTGTAGGAATTGTGTTAAACAGGTGGTATAAGGAGGGGAAATATTCTAGGGGATTTTGAGGGCCTGAAGACTTAAATTCAGGAAACAGCTTTGGTCGTCTACCAAGAGGATGGTGCTTTGTTAAGTTGAAACACTGGTTTCAGTAGAGCACGGTCAGCTTTACAC contains these protein-coding regions:
- the EMC6 gene encoding ER membrane protein complex subunit 6, with the protein product MAAVVAKREGPQFISEAAVRGNAAILDYCRTSVSALSGATAGILGLTGLHGFIFYFLASVLLSVLLVLKAGRRWNKYFKSRRPLFTGGLIGGLFTYVLFWTFLYGMVHVY
- the TAX1BP3 gene encoding tax1-binding protein 3; protein product: MSYVPGQPVTAVVQRIEIHKLRQGDNLILGFSIGGGIDQDPTQNPFSEDKTDKGIYVTRVTEGGPAEVAGLQIGDKIMQVNGWDMTMVTHDQARKRLTKRNEEVVRLLVTRQSLQKAVQQSMMS